In the genome of Primulina eburnea isolate SZY01 unplaced genomic scaffold, ASM2296580v1 ctg291_ERROPOS245047, whole genome shotgun sequence, one region contains:
- the LOC140820924 gene encoding uncharacterized protein, translating to MKIEKEYLDLVLVPCGLLVMFSYHIVLLYRCLKLPHTTVIGYENHDKKDWVQKIMQSENKDVKTALDVISANVSAATFLASISLTLSALIGAWIANNSVIFQSKLIYGDTRPETMSIKYISLLICFLLAFSCFVQSSRCFIHANYLISTPGSDIPSGYVELAVIRGGDFWSMGLRALYFATTLLMWFFGPIPMFAASVIMVVLLHSLDSDTASLVKNRSVGNKLLKKFEGSQI from the exons ATGAAGATCGAAAAGGAGTACCTTGATTTAGTGCTGGTACCATGTGGTCTACTTGTTATGTTTTCTTATCATATTGTTTTGCTCTACCGATGCCTTAAACTTCCTCATACCACTGTCATTGGCTACGAAAACCACGACAAAAAAGATTGGGTCCAAAAGATCATGCAG TCGGAAAACAAAGACGTGAAAACTGCGTTGGACGTGATATCAGCTAACGTATCAGCTGCGACATTCTTAGCATCCATATCCCTAACCCTAAGCGCCCTGATCGGCGCGTGGATCGCCAACAACTCCGTCATCTTCCAGAGCAAGCTCATCTATGGCGACACTCGACCAGAGACCATGTCCATCAAGTACATTTCACTTCTCATCTGTTTCCTCTTGGCCTTTTCTTGCTTCGTCCAGTCCTCTCGATGCTTCATCCACGCCAACTACCTCATCAGCACCCCCGGCAGCGATATCCCATCGGGATATGTTGAGTTGGCGGTGATTCGTGGTGGCGATTTCTGGTCGATGGGCCTGAGGGCACTTTACTTCGCGACGACCTTGTTGATGTGGTTCTTCGGCCCGATCCCGATGTTCGCCGCGTCGGTTATTATGGTGGTTCTGCTGCACTCTCTCGACAGCGACACCGCTTCGCTGGTGAAGAACCGGTCGGTCGGAAACAAACTGCTGAAGAAATTCGAGGGGAGCCAGATATAA
- the LOC140820922 gene encoding UDP-glycosyltransferase 79B2-like, with protein MVRIDESKLHIAMFPWLAIGHIIPYAQLSNELANRGHRISFFVPKKGLLKLGNLDLYSPLVKFYTVKVPHVEGLPLGAETASDIDFIAKDPLAVAFDAMADEVEGLLRTLKPDIVFFDFAYWVTEMARAIGFKTVCYNVICASVMAIGVVPSRYFPKDRPVTVEEMMELPEGYPSTTIVLRGHEAQTMSFLYGSYGDITFDVRMTTALQDCDAIGVRTVSELEGSMCDYLGSQYEKRVILSGPVLPEAPKTDVDEKWETWLSKFKPKSVVYCAFGSQNTMSMEQFQELVLGFEMTGMPFFVALSKPHGSNSIEEALPEGFLKRVGDRGVVHGGWVSQAQFLNHPSVGCFVSHCGFGSMWESLLSECQIVLVPWLGDQILNARLLADEIKVGVEVERDENAWFCKEDLCRAIKSVMYQDSEVGKMTKNNHAKWRETLGRPGFMNDYIDDFIQKLYQL; from the coding sequence ATGGTTCGAATAGATGAATCAAAGCTTCATATCGCCATGTTCCCGTGGTTGGCTATTGGCCATATCATTCCCTACGCCCAACTCTCCAACGAACTGGCTAACAGAGGCCATAGAATCTCCTTTTTCGTCCCAAAAAAGGGTTTGCTCAAGCTAGGAAACCTAGATCTTTACTCACCACTCGTTAAATTTTACACCGTTAAAGTTCCGCATGTTGAAGGATTACCTTTAGGTGCGGAGACAGCAAGCGATATCGACTTCATCGCCAAGGACCCGCTTGCCGTAGCCTTCGACGCCATGGCCGACGAAGTGGAGGGTTTGCTTAGGACTCTGAAACCCGACATCGTCTTCTTTGACTTCGCGTACTGGGTCACTGAGATGGCGCGAGCGATTGGGTTCAAAACTGTCTGCTACAATGTAATTTGCGCTTCTGTCATGGCTATTGGGGTTGTGCCGTCCAGGTACTTCCCGAAAGATCGACCGGTGACGGTGGAGGAAATGATGGAACTACCAGAAGGGTATCCTTCTACGACCATCGTCCTCCGCGGCCACGAAGCGCAGACCATGTCTTTTCTGTACGGCAGCTACGGAGACATCACTTTCGACGTTCGCATGACCACTGCGTTGCAGGACTGTGACGCTATTGGTGTGCGGACCGTGAGTGAGTTGGAAGGGTCCATGTGCGATTACCTGGGAAGCCAGTACGAGAAACGCGTGATCCTCTCCGGGCCGGTGTTGCCGGAGGCTCCGAAAACTGATGTAGATGAGAAATGGGAAACCTGGCTGAGCAAATTCAAGCCAAAATCAGTTGTTTACTGCGCGTTCGGGAGCCAAAATACTATGTCGATGGAACAGTTTCAAGAACTTGTGCTGGGTTTCGAAATGACGGGGATGCCTTTCTTCGTAGCCCTGTCGAAGCCCCACGGCTCAAACTCCATAGAAGAAGCGTTGCCGGAGGGGTTTCTGAAGAGGGTCGGGGACAGAGGGGTGGTCCACGGCGGGTGGGTATCACAGGCTCAGTTTCTGAACCACCCGTCGGTGGGCTGTTTTGTGAGCCACTGCGGGTTCGGATCCATGTGGGAATCTTTGTTGAGTGAGTGCCAAATCGTGCTGGTTCCATGGCTGGGAGATCAAATCTTGAACGCACGGCTGCTGGCGGATGAGATAAAGGTGGGCGTAGAGGTTGAACGAGATGAAAACGCATGGTTCTGCAAGGAGGATCTGTGCCGGGCTATTAAATCTGTCATGTACCAAGATAGTGAAGTGGGGAAGATGACCAAGAACAATCATGCTAAGTGGAGAGAAACCTTGGGGAGGCCTGGATTTATGAATGACTACATTGATGATTTTATACAGAAACTGTACCAACTATAA